The Hemiscyllium ocellatum isolate sHemOce1 chromosome 46, sHemOce1.pat.X.cur, whole genome shotgun sequence genome segment gaGCTGACATCCACAATCCGTGCTGACACAAGGAGAAACTCTGTGATTAGTAAGCTAATACCGCCTTATCCAGCTCTCACCTCGGTGGGAGGCGTAGGGAGCAACCAACAGAGTAGCTCAGACCGGGAACGGGATACTGGACAGAGTGGGAATCGATTCCAAGACCCACCCAGCAGACAAGGAAGGTGAGCCCCTGTGGTTCTCTCTATGGCATAAACTGGGGGATAACCCGACTGATCCCAGCCACCGAAGTGACTGAAAGACTGGGGCCGGTGAGAGTTACTTTGGCAGCACCCTCTTTTAGCGTTGACCAAGTGGTGCTGGGCACCAGGAGGACACACAGGGGATGCAAAAGATGGATCTTGGAAGGTGGTAGGTAGACCAAAATAGATAGGACCCAGAGTTCCGTGCGAACAAACAAGGTTGACGTGTTGCAGAGCCGTGATAAGGTTCTCAGCTCGGGACTGGGAAGCTGCACCCAGTGCCAGTTTTGAGGCTCCAGGTGGGAGGTGAGGGTCCCCGTGTTGGGGAGATTGACCAGAACGGGCCCAGGAGATGAGAGATTTAAGACGCAAGGTCAACGGTGAGAGACACAGGGGCCATTCTCCTCACAGCAAAGGAGATAGAGAGGGGAGATTTAACCAAGGTGGTTACACTGGTACTGACCGAGCAACggactgtcagacggtcagtgctgagggagtgccgcactgtcagagggtcagtgctgagagagtgccgcactgtcggagggtcagtactgatggagcaacggactgtcagacggtcagtactgagggagtgccgcactgtcagagggtcagtactgagagagtgccgcactgtcggagggtcagtactgagagagtgccgcactgtcagagggtcagtactgagggagtgccgcactgtcggagggtcagtgctgagagagtgccgcactgtcggagggtcagtacggagggatcCATTGGGATTAGTGGGAATATGCCTGTCCGTGCAGTTTAACCTGAGACTGTGCTGTCGTCAGTTGGCTTCTGTTCTGgttactgtctgacctgctgaaaaCTGGGCAGTGTGTGAATGGAATAGTGAATTCACCAGGGTCCCAAATGGGTGCTGTCCTTCCAGAGAGTGGTTCATGGTGGGGGGTTTACCGgacggtcagagggtcagaggctgagtagGAGAGTCCTTCGTGGTcccctcagctggtgtgggaattgaccCTGCGCTGTTAGTGTCACACTGCATCGTAAACTAGCCCTCCATCGAGAAACCATCCTTCTCGATGATGATTACAATCCGACAGCATTTTCTGAACTATCTCCTGATGTAATTTCCATTCCCCCTTCTCTTCCTCCATAGCGTTATCCAACAAATCTCTGCCTCCCAACACTGCCTCAGTCTACCTCTCTAATACCCTCCAACTCGGCCTCTCTAATAGCCCCCAACTCTGTCTCTAAATTCCCCTCCCCAAATCTATCTCTAAACCTCCTGCACTCTCCCTCTGAATCCCCCAATTCTATCTCTGAAACCTCCCTATTTCCCTCTTAAAACCACAAACTCTGCATCTCTAAACCCCCCAACTCTGTCTCTAAACCCCCCAACTCTGTCTCTAAACCCCCCAACTCTGTCTCTAAACTCCCCCAACTCTGTCTCTAAACCCCCCCAACTCTGTCTCTAAATGCCCCAACTCTGTCTCTATACACCCCCCAACTCTGTCTCTATACTCCCCCCAACTCTGTCTCTAAACCCCCTCAACTTTGTCTCTAAACCCCCCCAACTCTGTCTCTAAACCCCCCAACTCTGTCTCTAAACGCCCCAACTCTGTCTCTAAACGCCCCAACTCTGTCTCTATACACCCCCCAACTCTGTCTCTAAACCCCCCCAACTCTGTCTCTATACACCCCCCAACTCTGTCTCTAAATCCCCCAACTCTGTCTCTAAACCCCCCAACTCTGTCTCTAAACGCCCCAACTCTGTCTCTATACACCCCCCAACTCTGTCTCTAAATCCCCCAACTCTGTCTCTAAACCCCCTCAACTTTGTCTCTAAACCCCCCAACTCTGTCTCTAAATCCCCCCAACTCTGTCTCTAAACGCCCCAACTCTGTCTCTATACACCCCCCAACTCTGTCTCTATACACCCCCCAACTCTGTCTCTAAACCCCCCAACTCTGTCTCTATACACCCCCCAACTCTGTCTCTATACTCCCCCCAACTCTGTCTCTATACACCCCCCAACTCTGTCTCTAAACCCCCCCAACTCTGTCTCTATACACCCCCCAACTCTGTCTCTATACACCCCCCAACTCTGTCTCTAAACCCCCCAACTCTGTCTCTAAACGCCCCAACTCTGTCTCTATACTCCCCCCAACTCTGTCTCTATACTCCCCCCCAACTCTGTCTCTAAACCCCCCCAACTCTGTCTCTAAACCCCCCAACTCTGTCTCTATACACCCCCCCACTCTGTCTCTAAACCCCCCCACCTCTGTCTCTATACTCCCCCCAACTCTGTCTCTAAACCCCCCAACTCTGTCTCTAAACCCCCTCAACTTTGTCTCTAAACCCCCCAACTCTGTCTCTATACTCCCCCCAACTCCGTCTCTATACCCCCCCACCTCTGTCTCTATACTCCCCCCAACTCTGTCTCTAAACGCCCCGACTCTGTCTCTAAATCCCCCCAACTCTGTCTCTAAACCCCCCCAACTCTGTCTCTAAACGCCCCAACTCTGTCTCTAAATCCCCCCAACTCTGTCTCTAAACCCCCCAACTCTGTCTCTAAACTCCCCCAACTCTGTCTCTATACCCCCCCCACCTCTGTCTCTATACTCCCCCCAACTCTGTCTCTAAACCCCCCAACTCTGTCTCTAAACCCCCCAACTCTGTCTCTAAATCCCCCCAACTCTGTCTCTAAACGCCCCAACTCTGTCTCTATACTCCCCCCAACTCTGTCTCTaaaccccctcaactctgtctCTAAACCCCCCCCGACTCTGTCTCTAAACTCCCCCCAACTCTGTCTCTAAATCCCCCCAACTCTGTCTCTAAACCCTCATCAACTCTGCCTCTCAAGTACCCTCAACTCTACCTCCCAAACCCTCTACCCCACACCCGACTCTACGTCTCAAACATCCTCAATTCTGCATCCCTAACTGGCCTTCCTCCCTCTCCATCTTGCTCCCATTTGGTGGGGTACATGCATgagaaggggttagagggatatgggccaagtgctggtaaacgggactagatcgggttaggatatctggtcggcgtggacgagttgggctgaagggcctgtttctgtgctgtatgactcttaaaCCAAAGGGCAATAATGAGGGGGGCATAACTTTAACACGAGAGGTTTGGAGGGGACTTGAGGGGACAGAACATCTCCCAGAGAGGGATGGAGATCTCAAaggcactgcctgggagagtagtTGAGGTAGAAAATGTGACggcctttaaaaagtactttaaCAGTCAAGGCCTTTGGGCCTAGTGCAGGATGGGGGTGAGGTGAAAGGACGTAGATTGAGAGTATTATTGATGCTGGAGACTCAACGGACTTGAGTATAAAACAGAGATGTCTTCTGAGGCTCTGTAGAGCTCTgaccagaccacatttggaatattgtgcgcagtttttgggccccatatctcagggagGATGGACTGGtctggagcaggttcagaggaggttcacgagaacggtcccaggaatgaaaagtttaacatatgaagATTCtaggtctatactcaatggagtttagaaggatatggggggaatctaattgaaacatacagaataccgaatggcctagatgttgagaagatgtttccattggtcggaGAGACTAGGAGCCAAGGACATAGAGTGAAtcagagattccctacagtgcggaaactgacccttcggcccaacaagtccacactgaccctcagaagagtaatccatccattcccctaccctattatgctgcatttactcctgactaaagaacctaacctgctcatccctgggcactatgggacaatttagcacggccaatccaccctaacctgcacatccctgggccctatgggacaatttagcatggcaaatccaccctaacctgcacatccctgggcattgtgggacaatttagcatggccaatccaccctaacctgcacatccctgggtactatggggcaacgtagtatggccaatccaccctaacctgcacacccctgggcaccatgggacaatttagcacggccaatccaccctaacctgcacgtccctagacactatgggacaatttagcacggccaatccaccctaacctgcacatccctgggcattgtgggacaatttagcatggccaatccaccctaacctgcacatccatgtacactatgggacaatttagcacggccaatccaccctaacctgcacatccctgggtactatgggacaatttagcccggcctatccactctaacctgcatatctctgggcactatggggcaatttagcacggccaatccaccctaacctgctcatccctgggcactatgggacaatgtagcacggccaatccaccctaacctgcacatgcctgggcactgtgggacaatttagcatggccaatccaccctaacctgcacacccctgggcactatgcggcaatttagcaaggccaatccaccctaacctgctcatccctgggcactatgggacaattcagcacggccaatccaccctaacctgcacatgcctgggcactatgggacaatttagcacggccaatccaccctaacctgctcatccctgggcactatggggcaatttagcacggcctatccaccctaacctgcacatccctgggcactatgggacaatttagcatggctaatccaccctaacctgcacatccctgggcactataggacaatttagcacggccaatccaccctaacttgtacatccctgggcactattggacaatttagcatggccaatccaccctaacctgtacatccctgggcactattggacaatttagcatggccaatccaccctaacctgtacatccctgggcaccatgggacaatttagcatggccaatccaccctaacctaaacatccctgggcactattggacaatttagcatggccaatccaccctaacctgtacatccctgggcactattggacaatttagcatggccaatccaccctaacctgtacatccctgggcactattggacaatttagcatggccaatccaccctaacctgcacatccctgggcactatgggacaatttagcatggccaatccaccctaacctgtacatccctgtgcactattggacaatttagcatggccaatccatcctaacctaaacatccctgggcactattggacaatttagcacggccaatccaccataacctaaacatccctgggcactattggacaatttagcatggccaatccaccctaacctgcacatccctgggcactatgggacaatttagcatggccaatccaccctaacctgtacatccctgggcactattggacaatttagcatggccaatccaccctaacctgcacatccctgggcactattggacaatttagcatggccaatgcaccctaacctgcacatccctgggcactatgggacaatttagcatggccaatccaccctaacctgctcatccctggacactatgggacaatttagcacggccaatccaccctaacctgtacatccctgggcactattggacaatttagcatggccaatccaccctaacctgcacatcccagggcaatatgggacaatttagcatggccaatccaccctaacctgcacatccctgggcaccatgggacaatttagcacggccaatccaccctaacctgcacaatcttggacactatgggacaatttagcacggccaatccaccctaacctgcacatccctgggcactatgggacaatttagcacggccaatccaccctaacctgcacaatcttggacactatgggacaatttagcacggccaatccaccctaacctgcacatcccagggcaatatgggacaatttagcacggccaatccaccctaacctgcacatcattggactgtgggaggaaaccagagcacccggaggaaaccccacgcagacacgaggagaatgtgcaaattctacacggctgtttgcctgaggctagaatcgaacccgggtccctggtgctgggaggcagcagtgctaaccactgagccatcatgctgcccacaaagggaagatcttttagaacaaagataaggagaaacatcttcaaccagagagtggtgaatctaggaattcactgccacagaaggctgagtatatttaagacagagatggataggtcCTTGAGTATCAACAGGATCAAGGATTACCGTGAGAATGGGATTGAGGAACTTATCAGCCGTGATTAAATGAAggagcagactagatgggctgaatggcctaatttctgctcctatgtcttacggacCTCCTCTGTACAGTACGGTTGTCTGATTCTCTCTCCTCGTTTCAGTGAGCGGCAGCCATGTTGTCTGATACTCTCTCCTTGTTTCAGTGAGCAGCGGCCATGTTGTCTGATATTGTTTCAGTGAGCGGCGGCCATGTTGTCTGATATTCTCTCCTCGTTTCAGTGTGTGGTGGCCATGTTGTCTGATACTCTCTCCTCGTTTCAGTGAGCAGCGGCCATGTTGTCTGATACTGTTTCCGTGAGCAGCGGCCATGTTGTCTGATACTATTTCCGTGAGAGGCGGCCATGTTGTCTGATGCTCTCTCCTCGTTTCAGTGTGTGTTGGCCATGTTGCCTGATTCTCTCTCCTTGTTTCAGTGAGCGGCGGCCATGTTCCTCTCGTCCCTCTTCGACTGGAGTGAGCGTTGCTCAACCCTGGCTCCCCGCAGCGAGGAGGAGCTGGTCACCAACACGCTGACCCTGGAGCTCAGCGCGCAGCTGAAGCGGGCCGAGAAGATGCACCGGGAGCGGGCGGTGGAGTGCAAGCGCTTGAAGCAGGGGGTGGACTACAGCTGGCTCATGGCCCAGCCCAAGCTCGGCTACCAGATACCCCCCGGGGAGCAGCTGGAGCTGCAGGAGCTGTGCTCCAAGATCAAGCCCTCCCAGTGTGGGCCTCTCATTCTCAGGTAGGCCAGGGTGCTGGAGTAGGCCACTGAGCCCTGTCGCACCTGCTCTGTCATGATCGTCTTGAGAAgattagaggggctgaatggccgatttGTCCGTCTCTCGACCTGGAAAGGCCCTGTCCCTGTCGCTGTGTAGGGGAGATAAATTCCACAGACTAGCTTCCTCTTCCCAACCtcagaacattccagcgcagtacaggccctttggccctcgatgttgcgccgacccgtgaaaccaatctgaagcccatctaacctacactattccattatcatccatatgtttattcaataaccatttaaatgcccttaaacttggcgAGTCTCCTACTGTTCCAGACAATGCATCCTacgccctactactctctgagtaaagaagctatctctgacatctgtaccacccctcaatttaaacctctgtcccctcgtgctagccatcaccatctgaggaaaaaggctctccctgtccacctgatctaaccctctgattatcttaaatgtctcaattaagtcacctctcaaccttcttctccctaacagcctcaagtccctcagcctttcctcataaggccttccctccataccaggcaacatcctggtaaatctcctcggaaccctttccaaagcttccacatccttcctacaatacGATGGACCaggactgtatgcaatactccaagtgcggccgcaccagagttttgtacaggggCAGCGTggcctcatggctccgaaactcaatccctctaccgataaaagctaacacaccgtaacgccttcttaacaaccctgtcaacctgggtggcaacttgcagggaAATCTAAGAGCAAATCAgccctcggtctctctctctctcataaatAGGAGGCACTGTATTTTCAACTGGTTTCCCCTGGTTCTGAAGGGAACATCCTCTCAGGGTTTACCCATAGGATTTTGGATGTTTCCTTAAGGCCATCCCTTTTGCGTCTAAGCTCCAATGGGTATTGCCATCAGCAAAGTGTGCCAATGCTTGATCCTCACTGTACACCTAGGGCCATTTCAAATGTTAAAGATTCCGCCAAATTTCTATACATCCTCAGCGCTCCTTTCTGATGCGCTTCGGTGAACAGTGACCCTTCGTCCGGTTTCAGCACTTACACGGTTCATTACTCCACAGGATTTGATGCGGTGTCTCGTTTGTTATGTCTGAATTCTTTTTTCATCCCTTTATTTCTCAACTCTTTCAGCCCTTCGCCAGTGTGGGAGGGGACGTTGGGTTTGCTCCGTGTTTCAAATGCTGGTTTAGGGCAGCAGGGCAGCTCTACATAGGCCCACATCCTGTCACCGGGCCGTCATTTATTTATACACAACTAGCCCTTGACTTTAGTACCGCTCATTCCGAGTCAGCTGCCCTGATATCACAAGCTCTGAagcttgcactttttaaaaaaatttgtttcATTAAACAGTACAGTTTACAAATAAACAGTTAACTTTAACAGCTGTACAATTTACAGGGTATGggggagcagcaaagccaggcctcTTAACCAAcgcatacttttttaaaaatctgtcagccaggactccctaattagactggattaacagccccagtcagggaccTCCCACTCAATTCCTATCAAACTGAGCGAAGTTTAACATTTTGACCGTATCatgcaccatctgccatgtttaGGCCTGAACTTACCTCAAAGCCctggctccattttggaaaaaaTCTGGATGGGCCCAAAAGACACTGTCATCCAAGGATTCACCacagaggaatttttttttattaattaactcgtggatgggccagcatttattggccgtCCGTAATTGGCCAGAGGataggtaagagtcaaccacatggctgtgggtctggagtcacatgtaggcccagacAGGGTAAGGacggcagcttccttccctaaggggcatttatgctcgaaacgtcgaattctctattcctgagatgctgcctaacctgctgtgctttgaccagcaacacatttgcagcattaatAAGCACTCATTAATTGTCCCCCTGgagaaagtgggggggggggggggggggggggggtgagcggccatcttgaactgctgcagcccgtGTGCTGTGGATAAGACCCACAATGCACtgggggagggagttccaggattccgACCCAGCAGCACTGAAGGAACGGCCGACGTATTCCCAAGTCGGGATGGGCGAGGGAGAAGTTACACggaatggtgttcccatgtatgtgtTGCTGTTGCCCTTCCaggtggaaggtgctgtctgaggatctttggtgagtttccgCAGTGCCTCTTATAGACGggtacaccctgctgctactgagcgtcggtggtggagggagtgaatgtttgtggatgtggcgcCAATCAAACCTAGATTTATTCTAGATGGTGTGGAGCTTCCCAAGTGCTGTTGGAGCTCCAGTGGGGAGGTGGATGGACAGGGTTAGGCCGGCTGTTTGGACCTGAATAAAGTTATTAGAGTTGTACAAAGCCTCACTGGTTCATGACATTTAAGACattgggataaggacatgaataggaggggtatggtccaaatgggattagtttagtttggcagttgtgtgatttttaactagtgtggacaagttgaaccaaaggtctATTTCCTATAGACTAGTGAGACTCTGTCTGCTAACAGTGTATTGGCCTGAGAAGAGTCTTTCGTCAAAAATCCTTATGAACACCACTGGCCAGGCCAACACATAGTGCCCATCACCCAGTTGCATGGACGATAGGTCAAAGGTCAACCATACCGCTGTGGGGTTGGAAGTCACGTGCTGACATCCCGATGGGAGAATGAGAAACTGTTtaaccccgccccctcccccagacAGACCTTCTGGAGCGAGGGGTCGGTCCTCTCAGGGCACCGGGGGTCGGCCATTTTGGAGTGAGGTGAGCAAGAGTTTTTccctcagagagagggggggagaatcCTTGTGGACTCCTCTGGCTGCTGAGGGCTGGAAGGTGTCAGTCACTGAGTGCGGTCAGGTCAGAGACGGATAGAATTTTCAGGCTGAGGgaatgggtgggggtggaggggtcaTTGTGAGAAGATTCGGCCTGGATCTGCGCTTGCCGAGAGGTGATGTGGATTCGAGGAGGCCAAAGGCCTCCTTTTTTTTGTGCTCTTCCACGCAAACGCATCAAAACATGGTTTAGAGAAAGCATGGGGGATGTTGCTTGAAGATTGCAGGGAATTTATAAATGACAGGGTAAGCCCCAGGTGGAgatcaattagagtcatagagacggaaagcatggaaacagacccttcggcccaacccgtccatgctgaccagatattgtcccatagtatccatggattgctggttagggtggattggccgtgctaaattgtcccatagtgcccagggatgtgcaggttaggatggattggccgtgctaaattgtcccatagtgtccagggatgtgcaggttagggtggattggccatgctaaagtgtcccatagtgcccagggattagattagacttacagtgtggaaacaggcccttcggcccaacaagtccacaccgacccgccgaagcgaaacccacccatacccctacatttaccccttacctaacactacgggcaatttagcttggccaattcacctgacccgcacatctttggactgtgggaggaaaccggagcacccggaggaaacccacgcagacacggggagaacgtgcaaactccacacagtcagtcgcctgagtcgggaattgaacccgggtctacaggcgctgtgaggcagcagtgctaaccactgtgccaccgtgccgcccccatagtgtccagggatgtgcaggttaggatggattggccatgctaaattgccccgtagtgcccagggatgtgcaggttagggtggattggccatgctaaattgccccatagagcccagggacgtgcaggttaggttggattgctcgtgctaaattgtcccacagtgcacagggatgtgcaggttaggatggattggccatgctaaattgtcctatattgtccagggatgcccaggttaaggtggattggccgtgctaaattgtcccatagtgcccagggatgtgcaggttagggtagattggccgtgctaaattgccccatagtgcccagggatgtgcaggttagggtggattggccatgctaaactgtcccatagtgcccagggatatgcaggttagggtggataggccatgctaaattttcccatagtgtccgggaagtgcaggttagggtggattggccgtgctaaattgtcccatagtatccagggatgtgcaggttagggcggattggccgtactaaattgtcccatagtgcctagggatgtgcaggttagggtggattggccatgctaaactgtcccatagtgcccagggatgtgcaggttagggtggattgaccgtgctaaattgccccatagtgtccagggatgtgcaggttagattagattagattagacttacagtgtggaaacaggcccttcggcccaacaagtccacaccgacccgccgaagcgcaacccacccatacccctacatttaccccttacctaacactacgggcaatttagcttggccaattcacctgacccgcacatctttggactgtgggaggaaaccggagcacccggaggaaacccacgcagacacggggagaacgtgcaaactccacacagtcagtcgcctgagtcgggaattgaacccgggtctacaggcgctgtgaggcagcagtgctaaccactgtgccaccgtgcctagggatgtgcaggttagggtggattgaccgtgctaaattgccccattgtgcccagggatgtgcaggttagttgcacTCGTCAGGGATAAATGTTTAGTGATTGGTTGGGGGAATAGGTCagcatgggttactcttcggagggtcggtgtggacttgttgggccgaaggtcctgtttccacactgtctggTATTCTGGGATTGATTCTGGATCTGCTGGTATTGTGCTGCAATTGTGGGACTTGCCCTGAGGCTGC includes the following:
- the LOC132836193 gene encoding protein RD3-like encodes the protein MFLSSLFDWSERCSTLAPRSEEELVTNTLTLELSAQLKRAEKMHRERAVECKRLKQGVDYSWLMAQPKLGYQIPPGEQLELQELCSKIKPSQCGPLILRFRKLIREFESEVPEIPRIFRLTLLDFIEQEQEEEARRILMRQMESKRGHSLSGLTLRSRLKINPFCQEEGIKEAGTGLLAARRVRSMPEFNIREDN